TCCGACGAACGGTCCGACCGGCAGCCGCAGCACCGCTTCTTCGCAGAGGTCGAAACACCGTGGGTGCAGGTCGGCTACGGCGACCACTATCCCGTCCTCCCCGAACTGATCCTGAGTGGCAAGCGCGTCCGCGGCCTCTCGAGTTCCGCACAGTACGGCATCTTCGGGGTCGATATGACCCTTGGCCAGATCACCCGGAGCGTCGAAGGCAAACTGGTCCGCCAGTTCTCCGCAGACAGTTTCAGCGTTGAATTCCACCGCGACTCGACCGCGGCGTATGGACTGGTGAGCCCGGGGACCTTCGGGCGGTTCAACTACGGCACGTATTCCCGGGACCTGTTCGCGATCCGCCCGAGCGTCGGCGACCGCGAGACCTGGGAGGTCGGCTTCTCATGGTTGAGCGCGGGTGACGACAAGAATTCCATCCACTATGGCATTGCACCGAGAGAGAACATCGTTGTCGGGACGGACTTCGTGGCGCGAATGGATAACAGCCGCATCGAGGTCACCGGCTCGGCCGCGGCGAGTGCGTACAACATGGACATCTCCAAGGACGATTTCACCGACGAGGACATCGACAGGATCTATGCGTCAGGCGCGGAAGGTATCAAGAAGGTGCGCGACATCCTCAGTCCGTACATCACGGTGAACGATAACTTCCGTCCCCTGAACGTGGACAAGCTCCCCACGATCGCCTATGAGGTCGGCCTCGGGCTGAATTACTTCAACAACTATCTCAAGTTCACCTATCTGTACCACGGGAACGATTACACGTCCTTCGGGCAGTCCTTCCTGCAGACCGACATCAAAGGCTTCTCGATCGTCGACCGGGCCCGCCTGATCGACAATCAGGTCTTCCTGACGCTGGGATATGAACGCCTCGAGGATAATACCAGTGCCACCAAGGTCGGCACCACGATGTTCAACAACGTGAATGTGGCGGCGACCTACATGTCGCGGTCGGACCTGCCGACGTTCACCGTTGGTCTTTCGGTGTACGACAACGACAACGGCCTGTCGGTGAACGGGCGCGACAGTCTGGCGGCGATCAGCGACGCAACACTCCGCCTGTATATGCAGAGCTCGTACGAATTCAGCGCGGGCGCCCGCCATACGGCCACGGTGAGCCTTTCGACATCGAACCGCGACGACGAGTCCGTCCGTGCCTACGACGTGCAGAACGTCAGCGCGGAGCTCGGACTCACGACCCTGTATCAGGCACCGCTGCGCACCACGGTCTCTGCGGCGATGTTCCTCAACACGCTTCCGCTGTCCGGCTTCCGCGGCCAGACACAGAACCTGAACTACGGTGTGGTGACGTTCGCCGCCCGGTATGGCTTCATGAAGAACCTCCTGACGGTCGCCGCCACCGTCGCGCCGGCCTTCGGCGACTATCACCGGATCGCGTTCGACACCGGGGTGGAATGGACCGCGCGGCCGGATATGCAACTGCTCCTGCAGTTCAGTTTCTTCAAGAACTCCGATGTACCGAACGAGAGCGTCATGAGTCTGCGGTACAGGTACACCATCTGACCATGAACCAGCGCCTGCGTTTATCGTCAGGGCAACAAAGCTGGCTGATGCGCATCGCGCTGGCATTCGGCGTTGCGCTCATCATCATCGTCTTCACCCAGGAGTCCATCCTCCGGCTCGGCATCCTGCAGCGCCTCGAACTGGCTTCGGTGGATTACCGCTTCCAGTATCGGGGGGTGAACCCGGGCCTCCGCGACTCGTCGCATGTCGTCATCGTGGAGATCAATGAGGAATCGTTCCGTTCGCTCCGCGAGCAGTTCCCGTGGCCGCGGTCGTTCTATGCCCGCCTTCTGCGCAACCTCAAAGCCGCCGGCGCACGCGCGGTCGGCATCGATCTTCTCTTCAGCACGTCGGATATCCACGATCCGCGCCACGACGATTCCCTGCGCGCCGCGCTCACGGCCACCGGCATCGGTGTCCTCTCCGGCAAGCGCGAAGCCGACAACGAATCGTATATCACGACCTCCAACGACGAGACCTACGGCAACATCTTCTACGCCACCGATCACTCGATGGGACTCGTGAATGTACGCACCGATGCCGACGGTGTGTTCCGGTCCTACAATACCATGTACGCCGTGGATTCCGCGGGGGGAGGCGAACAACGCATCCCTACGCTCGCCTTCGCGGTGCTGAACAAGTACTTTGGCCTCCCGCCCACGGCGGTGCCCGAAGTGGAGGACGGCTATTTCACCTACGCCGGGCGCGTGATCCCCCAGGTCGACCGTGCTTCGATGATGATCAATTACTATGGCCCGGACGGGACCTTTCCCCACATCCGGTTCCATGATGTGCTGGATGACGAGACGTTGCAGACGAGGGAAGAGTCCGAGAGCGGCGAAGAGATCAATACCTTCAGCGATCCCTCCTTCGGCTATCTGCACGATGGCACGTTCAAGGACAAGATCGTCCTCGTCGGTGTCACCGTTCCCGAATACAAGGACCTGTTCCCGGTGGCCATCGCGCGCGGCGAACGGAAGCGCGAGAACATGATGTACGGGGTCGAGATCCACGCCAATGCGGTGGAGAACGTGATCCGTGGCGATTTCCTGCGCATGGAGAGCCCGGCGGCATCGGCCACCACCACATTCATCCTGGTGCTCATCACCTTCATTGTGACCTCCCAGCTGCGCGAGGTGAAGACGCGGCATCACCTGGTCATCGGACTTCTGGGGTTCCTTTTTGCGCTTTCCATGATCCTCCTCACCGGCGCGCTTGCCCTCTTCATGTTCAGCAAGTTCAACTATGTAATGGGCGTCGTGAATGCGGTCCTGGCCATCGTCGGTGGCTACTCGATGAGTACCACCTATCACATGGTGACCGAGCGCAAAGAGCGCATGCTCATCAAATCCATGTTCAGCACGTACGTCAACCCTTCTCTGGTGGATGAACTCGTTGCCCATCCCGAGAAACTCGTCCTCGGCGGCCAGCGGGAAGAGCTCACGGTGCTCTTCAGCGATATCGTCGGGTTCACCGCCATCTCCGAGAACCTCTCGCCGGAAGAGCTCGTCAGCATCCTGAACGAGTATCTGGAAGTGATGTCCGGGATCATCTTCCGGAATGATGGAACGCTCGACAAATATGAGGGGGATGCAGTGATGGCGTTCTGGGGAGCCCCGATCCCTCAGAAGGACCACGCGCTACGGGCGTGCAGGGCAGCTCTCGAGATGCAGGAAGCTCTTGTCGGGCTGAATGCCGCCTGGCAGGAGGCGGGCCGGCCGCCGATCCGCATCCGGATCGGGATCAATACCGGCGATATGGTCGTGGGAAACATGGGAGCCGTCGGAAAATTCGCCTATACCGTTATCGGCGACAGCGTGAACCTTGCGTCCCGGCTCGAGGGTGCGAACCGGGAGTATGGTACCGGCGTCATGGTGAGTCAGCGGACCTACGATCTTGCCTGTGAAGAGATCCTCGGACGGGAGTTGGACCGGATCGCGGTCATGGGGCGTTCGGAACCGGTAACGACGTACGAGCTCATCGCGGTCCGGTCTGCCGAGATGCCTCCGGAGACCCAGGAGATGATCGGTGCGTACGAAGAGGGAAAAAGGTTCTACCACGCGCGGGAGTGGGTGAAGGCAGAGCAGGCATTCAGGAGGGCTCTGGCCGTTCAGCCGGACGACCGGCCATCGCTCCTCCACCTTCAGCGCATCGAGGTGTTCAAGCACACGCCCCCGCCGGAGAACTGGAACGGGGTGTTCGTTTTCAAATCAAAATAAAAGGGGAGAAGGGACTCTTCCCTATTCTGCTCTCTTGAACTGCTCGGTTTCCAACGTGAACATCAGCGATATCCGGTGCGTGTTCCCGAGCTGGCCGGTGCCATCGAACTTCGCAAGCGAGTAGTCGATATTCAGCTTCGGCAGATGCACGCCAACACCCATCGTCAACTGCTTCACATCGCTGTACCCCGCCCGGATCGCGATCAGGTCCTTGAACATGAATTCCAGCCCGCCGTGCAGGTCCAGGCTCACCGGTCCCACCGATGCAGTGGAAGCATACTTGCGCCCTTCGAACCGGATGTCCACATCAAGCGCAGGAGCGAACCGGCCACCGAGAAGGTCGATGAAATATG
This genomic interval from Ignavibacteriota bacterium contains the following:
- a CDS encoding CHASE2 domain-containing protein, which codes for MNQRLRLSSGQQSWLMRIALAFGVALIIIVFTQESILRLGILQRLELASVDYRFQYRGVNPGLRDSSHVVIVEINEESFRSLREQFPWPRSFYARLLRNLKAAGARAVGIDLLFSTSDIHDPRHDDSLRAALTATGIGVLSGKREADNESYITTSNDETYGNIFYATDHSMGLVNVRTDADGVFRSYNTMYAVDSAGGGEQRIPTLAFAVLNKYFGLPPTAVPEVEDGYFTYAGRVIPQVDRASMMINYYGPDGTFPHIRFHDVLDDETLQTREESESGEEINTFSDPSFGYLHDGTFKDKIVLVGVTVPEYKDLFPVAIARGERKRENMMYGVEIHANAVENVIRGDFLRMESPAASATTTFILVLITFIVTSQLREVKTRHHLVIGLLGFLFALSMILLTGALALFMFSKFNYVMGVVNAVLAIVGGYSMSTTYHMVTERKERMLIKSMFSTYVNPSLVDELVAHPEKLVLGGQREELTVLFSDIVGFTAISENLSPEELVSILNEYLEVMSGIIFRNDGTLDKYEGDAVMAFWGAPIPQKDHALRACRAALEMQEALVGLNAAWQEAGRPPIRIRIGINTGDMVVGNMGAVGKFAYTVIGDSVNLASRLEGANREYGTGVMVSQRTYDLACEEILGRELDRIAVMGRSEPVTTYELIAVRSAEMPPETQEMIGAYEEGKRFYHAREWVKAEQAFRRALAVQPDDRPSLLHLQRIEVFKHTPPPENWNGVFVFKSK